GGAAGATGGCAGGGCGCGCGACTGGCTTGCGTCCTGGTTTGCTGAAAATGGGTTTGTTCAATCCGTGGACGCCATTGGCAATCAGTTTGGTTCAGCACCGCTGGCCGGGGCAAATGCCCCTGTTGTCATGGTTGGTTCTCACATTGACAGCCAGCCGAATGGTGGGCGTTTTGATGGAGCACTGGGTGTCGTTGCGGCCTGCGAGGCCGTTTTGGCGGTGCGCGAACGATTGGCGGCGGAAAATCGTCTTGCGGCCTGCAATTTCCAGGTCGTGAACTGGACAAATGAGGAAGGTGCGCGGTTTCAACCGAGCCTGTTGGGAAGCAGCGTTTTTACCGGTGCGGCCGAACTGGACTGGGCACTTGACAGGGCTGATGGCAACGGCGTCACGGTTCGCCAGTCGCTTCAGGAGATTGGCTATGCGGGCAAGGACAAGGTACCCGTGCCAGACGCCTTGATCGAGCTGCACATTGAAGGTGCAAGCACGCTGTTTAACGCTGAGGAGAAATTCGGGGCCTTCACCCGTTTCTGGGGGGCCACAAAATACCGCCTCGCTTTTCTCGGCTGTCAGGCCCACACCGGTCCAACGCCGATGGCGGAGCGCAAGGATGCACTGTTGGGTGCCGCCTATCTGATGGCCGATCTGCGGGCCATGGTGGACGCTTACGGACTTGAACTTCACACCTCTGTTGGCCGTCTGGAGGTTTTTCCCAATTCGCCCAATATCGTTCCGGCGGAAGCCGTGTTGTTCATCGAGTTGCGATCTGCCTCGCCGGAGATTTTGGAGGAGGCCGAACAGAAGCTGAAGGTTGCCGCTGAAACTGCTGCTGCAAAAGCTAAAATCGATTATGAAATACGCTCCATTGACCGGCGCAAGGCAGGCAATTTTGCGTCCGGCCTGGTTTCTCTGGCGGAACAGACGGCCAAAAGCTATGGCGAACCGATGCGTCATCTCGATACGGTCGGCGGCCACGACGCCGTGGCGCTGTCTGCTGTTTGCCCAGCCGTGGTGCTTGCCGTGCGCAGCCAGAACGGCGTCATTCATCACCCCACGGAATACACGACACCGCAAGACCAGGCATTTGGCACGCAGGTTCTGGCCGACATGCTCTATCGCCTTGCCTGCGACGGGCTGGAGGCTGCGCAACACAATGAGGCGGCGCAATGAAACCACTCGGCACACCAGACAATGAAGATGAAGCCCGCGTTGAGCGCGCCTTATCGCGTTTCACCACCCTCCCCTTGCACACCCTGACCTACCGTGTCGCGCTGCCTGCCGTGGCTTCGCCGTCTTATCATGCGGTGGAATCCGTCACATTCGACATCGCGCCTGATGGCACTGAGCCGACATTGTTCCTGAAGGTGGCCGGAGATGAAACGAAAGAGCTGGTGGATGATGCCATCTCTTTTGCGGCGGCAACGCGCCTGCATGATCTCGGGTTTTCACCAAAACCAATTGCCTGCTCCCCCCCCGACAGGGCGATGCTTTGGGAGCGTCTGGGACAAGGCTGGCGGGCGGCGAAAATCGACGACCTCATGCACGAGGCTCCCGTATTGCAGTTGATCAAAATGCAGAAGGCGATTGCCGCAGGCCCATTATTGGGTAGGCCGTGGTCGGTCTTCGAGGGGATCGATGGGCTTTGGGCCATCATGCAAACTCTGCAAGCCCCGCTGCCGGGGGATGCGTCCTGGATGTATGCCTGGACCAGGACACTCCACTCCGCCATTTCTGCTGCTGGTGTTGATTTTTGTGCGGCTCACGGCGATCCGCATTCGTCCAATGTGATGATCGGTGCGTCCGGCCAATTGCAGCTGGTGGACTTCGATATGGCTGGTGACATGGACCCCTATTACCAGCTTGGGGTGCAGATGAATGAGCTTTACCAGTTTGAGAGCCAAATGAAGCCACTTCTTGAAATGCATGATGGGGCCTTTTCCACCAAGGCCTTTGCCCGCTGCCGCCTGTACGCGGCAGCCGATGATTTCTATTGGGCCTTGCGCAGCATGCTTCTGGAAATGCGCTCTCCCCGACGCAGCGTCGAGTTTCTGAAATATGCCGAATGGCGTTTCCTGCGGTGCAGAATGCTGTTGGGTCGTCCCGGATTTGAGGAACTGGTCAGGTCGATTTGAAACAGGAGTAGGATCATGAACGAAATTGGTATGGCGACCACCGATGCCGAGCACGCCGTGGAGGCTGCACTCACTCAAGTCGCAGGCTGGCAAGGCCGTAAACTGCGCTATCGAGCCGTTCTCGGCGGTATCAGCAACACCAATTTTCGCATTGAGGTGGAAGGAGATTCCCTCTCCTATTTCCTGAAAATTCCTGGCCGTGGTACGGAAATGTTTATTGACCGCAAGGCGGCGGCGGCGGCCAGCAAACAGGCCGAAACCATCGGCATTGGGCCGCGCACATTTGATTATCTCGCCCATTTGGACATTGAAATTGCAGAATTCATCGAAGGTCGCAGACCATCCACCCATCGTGACTTTGCCGACCCGCAGATCCGCCACAAAGCTGTTTCCCTCTATCGTGATTTTCACGCGGCGCCAGAACTGCCGCTGACCAAAACCGTCTTTGACATGATCGACGAGCACTATGCGCAAGTGGAAGAGTTGGGCGGCTATTGGCCCGTTGATCACACATGGCTGCAAGGGCAGTATAGACAGGCACGCATGGCTCTTGAGGCGTCCGGCCTCGATCTCGTTGCCTGTTTCAATGATCCGATGCCCGGCAACTTCCTGATTGGCGAGAACAAATCGATCAAGCTCATCGATTTCGAATATGCCTCCAACAATGAGCGCCTCTATGATCTGGCGATCTGGAGTGGGGAAATGTTCTTTTCGGAAGCAATCGATCGGGAAATCATCGAGGATTACTTCGGCTACTATGATACCGGCTATCATGCCCGCTTCATCGTGCTGAAGGCCTTGGCTGACATAAAGTGGAGCACCTGGGCCATGGTGCAGAACCGGATTTCAACGCTCGATTTCGATTTCTATAAATATGGAATCTGGAAACATATGCGCGCGCGCTCCATTATAAACGACCCTCGCTGGCCGCACTTTCTAAAATCCCTGTAAGAATTGATTTTCGCTTTTGGATCATCGTTGGTTAGGCGCGACATTATCTTCTGTACCCAGCAAAAAAATACGCACCTGAACTTTAATCGGGTCGCTCGCGTCAACCCAGAGGTTCCGCGGGATGTATCCGGGTGGTCGCATCAGTTGTTTTGGCGTCCAGAGATTCAGTTTCAAATGGTAAGATAAAACTTACCATCTCGTGCTAAAAATCGCTGATCCCAGGTGCTGTCACTAATCTTTCATTTGTAACGGAACCGACATTGTGGTGTTGCGTTTCTGCGCAACGCCGACGGAGAAGTTCTTATGAAGATGGGCTCATTTTGCGCTGTATTACAAGATAGACTCTCTACCTCTACCGTTCTTGTCGCCCTCACCCTTGGTATATCCATCTGTCCCGTACAAGCTGCGGATGATGCTATCATTCCTGTCACGGCTATAACGGCGAAGATGGAGACGATGCACCGTGTCATCAATGGGATCGGCACGATCGAACCTCTTCAGTCCGTTATCGTCAGACCACGCATCGAAGGCCAGGTGGTCGAGATACCCTTCGCAGAAGGGGAGATAGTCGACAAAGGCAGTGTTTTGCTGAAGCTGGATAATCGCGAGCTCGTCTCTAACCTCGTGTCGGCAAAGGCGAAAAAGGCACAGGACGAAGCGCAGTTGCGAAGCGCCAAATTGGATGCGGAGCGATATGCGTCCCTTGCGGAAAAAGGAGTGGCCTCTCTCTCCGTGATGGAGCAAAAGAATGCTGCTAATCAGCAATATACCGCAGCCGTCCAGTATGATGATGCCATGATCAGGAATGCTGAAACGCAGCTCAGTTTCGCGACGATCCTAGCTCCCTTTACTGGACGTACAGGCTTCAAGCAGGTCGATATCGGCAGCATTGTCAGTACAACATCCACAAATGGTATCGTGACGGTGACGCAGATGGACCCGATAGGCGTGTCTTTTGTTGCGCCTGGTGATAGATTTGCCGAAATCCGTGATGCGTTAAAAGACGGGATCGCAGATGTGGAATTGGAAACCACGGATGGTACGAGAAAACTTTCAACGGGCAAGCTGACCATCATTGATAATGCCGTCGATTCCTCAAACGGCTCTATTCACCTGCGTGCGACATTCGACAACAAGACCGGGGCGCTTTGGCCGGGTCTGCCGGTGGCGACACGATTGACTGTTGAAGTGCGAAAGGGCGTGGTGGTGCCGGACAAGGCGCTGGCGCGTGGCCGTGACGGTCTCTATGCCTTCGTTGTTGGCGCGGATCACAAAGTCAGCAAACGCAGCGTGAAAACGGCCTTTGTTACGGATGCGATGGCTTTGGTCACCGATGGTATCAACGCCGGTGATCAGGTCGTCATGGATGGACAATCCCGCATCGCTGACAAGGTGACGGTGGCGGTCACGCCGTGGACCGGATCGCCAATCGGCGAGCTTTCCGGCGAGGTCTCCCAATGACATTGGCTGGTAGTGTTAAAAGCGAACAGCCAAGAAAATCCAGCTTCTTTGACTTTTTTATCGATCACCCGGTCGCTACCGGACTGATTATGGTCGGGATATTCCTGATTGGCGCCATCTGCTATCCTTTTATGCCGGTATCGGCACTGCCGCAGATCGATTTTCCTACGGTGCAAATCGCGGCAAGCCTGCCTGGGGCCTCTCCGGATACCATGGCGGCAAGTGTTGCCCAGCCTATCGAACAGGCCTTGTCCCGGGTCAGTGGCATCGCGGAAATGACCTCGACCAGCTCGCTCGGGACAACATCGATCACGGTTCAATTCTCTCTCGATGAGAACATCCAGACGGCAGCGAGCGATGTGCAAACAGCAATCAGCGAGGCCTCAGGGCAATTGCCTAAAGACATGTCTTCGCTGCCAACAGTCCATAAGGTCAATCCGGCAGATGCCCCGATCATGCAGCTTTCGGCAAGCTCAGACAGCCTGACATTGCCCGAACTCGACGAATATATCGAGCGCAATGTGGCGTCGAAGATCGGCCAGGTCTCCGGTGTCGCTTACGTGAATATTGGCGGCAAACAAAAGCCTGCAATCCGTATCGCGGTCGATCCAGGTCGCTTGGCACAGTCTGATGTGACGCTTGAAGACGTGCGCACCGCGATCGGTAATCTCAGCTTGAGTGCGCCCAAGGGCAATATCGACGATCCAACCCGTAGTTTTCCAATTTACACAAACGATCAGATTTCAAGCAGTGCGGAATGGAACGATGCCGTCATTGCTTATC
This genomic window from Agrobacterium vitis contains:
- a CDS encoding Zn-dependent hydrolase, which gives rise to MPEASPKSSKAPINTKRFQAMVDTLSSFGGGPDGSMNRLTLSQEDGRARDWLASWFAENGFVQSVDAIGNQFGSAPLAGANAPVVMVGSHIDSQPNGGRFDGALGVVAACEAVLAVRERLAAENRLAACNFQVVNWTNEEGARFQPSLLGSSVFTGAAELDWALDRADGNGVTVRQSLQEIGYAGKDKVPVPDALIELHIEGASTLFNAEEKFGAFTRFWGATKYRLAFLGCQAHTGPTPMAERKDALLGAAYLMADLRAMVDAYGLELHTSVGRLEVFPNSPNIVPAEAVLFIELRSASPEILEEAEQKLKVAAETAAAKAKIDYEIRSIDRRKAGNFASGLVSLAEQTAKSYGEPMRHLDTVGGHDAVALSAVCPAVVLAVRSQNGVIHHPTEYTTPQDQAFGTQVLADMLYRLACDGLEAAQHNEAAQ
- a CDS encoding phosphotransferase, with protein sequence MKPLGTPDNEDEARVERALSRFTTLPLHTLTYRVALPAVASPSYHAVESVTFDIAPDGTEPTLFLKVAGDETKELVDDAISFAAATRLHDLGFSPKPIACSPPDRAMLWERLGQGWRAAKIDDLMHEAPVLQLIKMQKAIAAGPLLGRPWSVFEGIDGLWAIMQTLQAPLPGDASWMYAWTRTLHSAISAAGVDFCAAHGDPHSSNVMIGASGQLQLVDFDMAGDMDPYYQLGVQMNELYQFESQMKPLLEMHDGAFSTKAFARCRLYAAADDFYWALRSMLLEMRSPRRSVEFLKYAEWRFLRCRMLLGRPGFEELVRSI
- a CDS encoding choline/ethanolamine kinase family protein, producing MNEIGMATTDAEHAVEAALTQVAGWQGRKLRYRAVLGGISNTNFRIEVEGDSLSYFLKIPGRGTEMFIDRKAAAAASKQAETIGIGPRTFDYLAHLDIEIAEFIEGRRPSTHRDFADPQIRHKAVSLYRDFHAAPELPLTKTVFDMIDEHYAQVEELGGYWPVDHTWLQGQYRQARMALEASGLDLVACFNDPMPGNFLIGENKSIKLIDFEYASNNERLYDLAIWSGEMFFSEAIDREIIEDYFGYYDTGYHARFIVLKALADIKWSTWAMVQNRISTLDFDFYKYGIWKHMRARSIINDPRWPHFLKSL
- a CDS encoding efflux RND transporter periplasmic adaptor subunit, which produces MKMGSFCAVLQDRLSTSTVLVALTLGISICPVQAADDAIIPVTAITAKMETMHRVINGIGTIEPLQSVIVRPRIEGQVVEIPFAEGEIVDKGSVLLKLDNRELVSNLVSAKAKKAQDEAQLRSAKLDAERYASLAEKGVASLSVMEQKNAANQQYTAAVQYDDAMIRNAETQLSFATILAPFTGRTGFKQVDIGSIVSTTSTNGIVTVTQMDPIGVSFVAPGDRFAEIRDALKDGIADVELETTDGTRKLSTGKLTIIDNAVDSSNGSIHLRATFDNKTGALWPGLPVATRLTVEVRKGVVVPDKALARGRDGLYAFVVGADHKVSKRSVKTAFVTDAMALVTDGINAGDQVVMDGQSRIADKVTVAVTPWTGSPIGELSGEVSQ